In one Andrena cerasifolii isolate SP2316 chromosome 2, iyAndCera1_principal, whole genome shotgun sequence genomic region, the following are encoded:
- the LOC143378516 gene encoding uncharacterized protein LOC143378516 has protein sequence MTTMGVTVFCNRVQINGNEQEQLMLLRTLQDNESNIIGNQPHLIAPKSNVNNNNMNSATVLPPYDPSRLKKHGKNGQPPPVAVARRNARERNRVKQVNNGFATLRQHIPSHIAAGYGDRGKKLSKVETLRMAVEYIRGLQRLLAEADGVEYDSNVGGTQCVPSPTSSVVSSSHNGSGERLILEDDVLAAEDDDGEQLEEVEDLGKQKATSRLSPNRTAVPSPHDYYTSSVGDEENLEPRTLSGTQNFSRLSPNSVASPPSEYYGQNEENLEPQILSPYSGAGDSEEGAATVYAASPETFSGALYYKQEITESGEFMDVVSWWEQEQGRMVHQQHAQRLTHV, from the exons ATGACGACTATGGGTGTTACGGTGTTTTGCAACAGAGTACAAATAAACGGTAACGAGCAGGAGCAGTTAATGTTGCTGAGGACACTGCAAGACAACGAAAGCAACATAATTGGCAATCAGCCTCACCTGATAGCCCCTAAGAGCAACGTAAACAATAACAATATGAATTCAGCGACCGTGCTGCCGCCTTATGACCCGTCTAGGCTGAAGAAACACGGGAAGAATGGCCAACCGCCGCCAGTCGCGGTTGCTCGAAGAAATGCGCGCGAAAGGAACCGGGTTAAGCAGGTAAACAACGGATTTGCAACGTTGAGACAGCACATACCAAGCCACATCGCTGCAGGCTacggagaccggggcaaaaagCTGTCAAAAGTAGAGACACTGCGAATGGCCGTGGAGTACATTAGGGGGCTTCAGAGGCTGCTCGCTGAAGCTGATGGGGTTGAATACGACTCGAATGTCGGCGGTACTCAGTGCGTGCCTTCACCCACTAGCAGCGTCGTTTCCTCGAGTCACAACGGATCCGGAGAAAGACTGATCCTCGAAGACGACGTCCTCGCTGCAGAAGACGATGATGGCGAACAGTTGGAGGAGGTCGAGGATCTTGGGAAACAAAAGGCCACGTCCAG ATTATCGCCAAATCGAACCGCAGTACCTTCTCCTCACGACTACTACACGTCCTCTGTGGGGGACGAAGAGAATCTTGAGCCGAGAACTTTATCgggcacgcagaatttttctCGGCTATCCCCTAACTCGGTAGCATCTCCACCCTCGGAGTATTACGGACAGAACGAAGAGAACCTCGAACCTCAAATTCTATCGCCGTACAGTGGCGCCGGGGACAGTGAAGAGGGTGCAGCCACCGTTTACGCGGCCAGTCCGGAAACCTTTTCCGGAGCTCTCTATTATAAACAGGAGATCACCGAATCCGGTGAATTCATGGATGTTGTCAGCTGGTGGGAACAGGAGCAGGGCAGAATGGTTCATCAGCAACACGCCCAACGCCTCACGCACGTGTAA